The following proteins are encoded in a genomic region of Natronorubrum halophilum:
- a CDS encoding archaea-specific SMC-related protein has protein sequence METGLDTKKRNVPGEATLSVNNIGGIDDAEVSFQQGVTVLSGRNATNRTSLLQAIMAALGSDQVSLKADANEGSAVLEFGDNTYRRHLERRNGTIATDGDPYLEDPELADLFAFLLESNEARQAVARGDDLRELIMRPVDIDAIKSEIEQYEQRKRQLDEQLDELDDLEQRLPDLEAKRTRVSEEIETLSDELEEAQAELEETNVDVEERREEESELETKLEELRGTRSDLERTRDRIETERESIEALEEEQDEVRTQLESLSTGDETEISRLEAEIETLQDEKATLSEAISQLQSTIQFNEQLLEEPDSFLENAEQDDDEPVTEQLLEDSETVTCWTCGSSVARDQIETTIEQLRTARQERLEERSEISSELNDRRETLSSINENRTEHRQTQRRLESIDDEIERRNDRIEELTEEREALTDEIDALEVEINDLETEDYSGVLDQHKEVNQLEFKLERKERKRDEITDQIASIEDRLGEREDLKARREDTTDELTNLRTRIDQIEADAVEAFNEHMENLLETLEYGNLDRVWIDRSSREVREGRRKVSRSSFDLKIVRSTDDGAAYEDTINHLSESEREVIGLVFALAGYLVHDVYETVPFMLLDSLEAIDSERIATLIEYFESYAPYLVVALLDEDAQAVEVEHSTVSNI, from the coding sequence ATGGAAACTGGATTAGACACGAAAAAACGGAACGTTCCGGGAGAGGCGACGCTCTCCGTAAACAATATCGGTGGTATCGATGATGCCGAAGTCTCCTTTCAACAGGGCGTGACAGTGCTTTCCGGTCGAAATGCGACCAATCGGACCTCACTGCTGCAGGCGATTATGGCCGCGCTCGGAAGCGATCAAGTGAGTCTCAAAGCCGACGCGAACGAGGGAAGTGCGGTACTCGAATTTGGCGACAACACCTACCGCCGGCACCTCGAGCGCCGAAACGGAACGATAGCCACCGACGGCGACCCCTACCTCGAGGACCCGGAACTCGCCGATCTGTTCGCGTTCTTACTCGAGTCCAACGAAGCGCGACAGGCCGTCGCTCGCGGCGACGACCTCCGCGAACTGATCATGCGTCCGGTCGACATCGACGCGATCAAAAGCGAGATCGAACAGTATGAACAGCGAAAGCGTCAACTCGACGAGCAACTCGACGAACTCGACGATCTCGAACAGCGCCTGCCCGATCTCGAGGCGAAACGGACGCGCGTGTCCGAAGAAATCGAGACGCTCTCCGACGAACTCGAGGAGGCCCAGGCCGAACTCGAGGAGACGAACGTCGACGTCGAGGAGCGTCGGGAGGAAGAATCCGAACTCGAGACGAAACTCGAGGAACTGCGCGGGACGCGATCGGATCTCGAGCGGACCCGCGACCGGATCGAAACCGAGCGCGAGAGTATCGAGGCGCTCGAGGAGGAACAGGACGAGGTTCGCACACAGCTCGAATCGCTCTCGACGGGCGACGAGACGGAGATCAGCCGGCTCGAGGCGGAGATCGAGACGCTGCAGGACGAAAAGGCGACGCTCTCCGAAGCGATCTCGCAACTTCAGAGCACCATCCAGTTCAACGAGCAACTCCTCGAGGAGCCGGATTCGTTCCTCGAAAACGCAGAACAGGACGACGACGAACCCGTCACGGAGCAGTTGCTCGAGGACTCCGAGACCGTCACTTGCTGGACCTGTGGGTCGTCGGTCGCCCGAGACCAGATCGAAACGACGATCGAGCAGCTTCGAACCGCACGACAGGAGCGACTCGAAGAGCGCTCCGAGATCAGTTCCGAACTCAACGACCGACGAGAGACGCTCTCGAGCATCAACGAAAACCGAACCGAGCACCGCCAGACCCAGCGGCGCCTCGAGTCGATCGACGACGAGATCGAGCGCCGAAACGACCGCATCGAGGAGTTGACCGAGGAGCGCGAGGCGCTCACCGACGAGATCGATGCCCTCGAAGTCGAGATCAACGATCTCGAGACGGAAGACTACAGCGGCGTCCTCGACCAGCACAAGGAGGTCAACCAACTCGAGTTCAAACTCGAGCGCAAAGAGCGCAAGCGCGACGAGATCACGGACCAGATCGCCTCGATCGAGGACCGACTCGGCGAGCGCGAGGATCTCAAAGCCCGTCGTGAGGACACCACCGACGAACTGACGAACCTCCGGACGCGGATCGACCAGATCGAGGCCGACGCGGTCGAAGCGTTCAACGAACACATGGAGAACCTCCTCGAGACGCTGGAGTACGGCAACCTCGATCGGGTCTGGATCGATCGGAGCAGTCGGGAAGTTCGTGAAGGTCGCCGAAAGGTCTCGCGATCGTCGTTCGACCTCAAGATCGTCCGCAGCACCGATGACGGTGCGGCCTACGAGGATACGATCAACCACCTGAGCGAGAGCGAACGGGAGGTAATCGGACTCGTGTTCGCGCTGGCGGGGTATCTCGTCCACGACGTCTACGAGACGGTGCCGTTCATGCTCCTCGACTCGCTCGAGGCGATCGACTCCGAACGGATCGCGACGCTCATCGAGTACTTCGAGTCCTACGCGCCGTACCTCGTCGTAGCGTTGCTTGACGAGGACGCACAGGCGGTCGAAGTGGAGCACAGTACGGTCTCGAACATCTGA
- the rdfA gene encoding rod-determining factor RdfA, whose amino-acid sequence MTDRTHSAEPGSHCGCKLGRVADKYAFTGLDEDLIAYWTGDADEQYSTRKLATHVNQRILESALEDAGLPPKEGEVENTYRLLTDDVSSGTQVQTRNELERDGVPIEQIESDFVSHQTVYNHLTDCLDTSLETPSDDERLERSTEKLGALQNRTEAVTADTVAQLERNEIIDIGEFNVAVTVTVTCEDCFEEYTVRDLLDERSCNCQELGAGDN is encoded by the coding sequence GTGACCGATCGTACTCATTCAGCCGAACCAGGGAGCCATTGTGGCTGCAAGCTCGGACGGGTCGCTGACAAGTATGCGTTTACGGGTCTCGATGAGGATCTGATCGCATACTGGACCGGCGACGCGGACGAACAGTATAGCACACGCAAACTCGCGACGCACGTAAACCAGCGCATCCTCGAGTCGGCACTCGAGGATGCGGGACTGCCGCCGAAGGAGGGGGAAGTCGAAAACACCTACCGGCTGTTGACCGACGACGTCAGCAGCGGGACGCAGGTTCAGACCCGCAACGAACTCGAACGCGACGGCGTCCCCATCGAACAGATCGAATCGGACTTCGTCTCCCACCAGACGGTCTACAATCACCTGACGGATTGTCTCGACACCTCGCTCGAGACGCCGAGCGACGACGAACGACTCGAGCGAAGCACGGAGAAACTCGGCGCGCTCCAGAACCGAACCGAAGCGGTCACGGCGGATACGGTCGCCCAACTGGAACGCAACGAGATCATCGACATCGGGGAGTTCAACGTTGCAGTCACCGTCACGGTGACTTGCGAGGACTGCTTCGAGGAATACACCGTCAGAGACCTGCTCGACGAGCGCTCCTGTAACTGTCAGGAGCTGGGTGCGGGCGATAACTGA
- a CDS encoding L-rhamnose mutarotase, with protein MARIAFHLQIADGKRDEYRDAHESVPDWLEDAYLDSDAGLETYSVFEQDGHVFGFLELENPEAIKEVMETSDAQARWAEQMDGIIVDDDSDQWMDEVYRMI; from the coding sequence ATGGCTCGAATCGCGTTCCACCTGCAGATAGCCGACGGAAAGCGCGACGAATACCGTGATGCTCACGAGAGCGTCCCCGACTGGCTCGAGGACGCCTACCTCGACTCCGACGCCGGACTCGAGACCTACAGCGTCTTCGAGCAGGACGGCCACGTCTTCGGCTTTCTAGAACTCGAGAATCCGGAGGCGATCAAGGAGGTCATGGAGACGAGCGACGCGCAGGCTCGCTGGGCCGAACAGATGGACGGCATCATCGTCGACGACGATTCCGATCAGTGGATGGACGAAGTCTACCGAATGATCTGA
- a CDS encoding LLM class flavin-dependent oxidoreductase codes for MTDVTFEYNVPVFAGAPESGTDPVHRDTPCYERLDWETTKEGVLKAEALGFDAAWAPDHLMLGRDRAEYECWTLLSALAGLTEDINLGSLVLCNDYRNPALVAKMAATLDIVSDGRLELGLGAGWHEPEYEAYGWEYRDGFERLMRLDESIRLMKAMWATESGEAASFAGDRYEIDGAYCDPGPVQDPHPPILVGGQGEEVTLKLVAKHADIWNTDVFNGTPETLEHKIGVIEDHCETVGRDSDEIEYSWDGHVICTRDPEKYERLLDLMIPIQFEEEYVDQADITTEEIASEYFIMGTPEECADAIQRRIDAGVTKFQCWFVDFPDTGGMELFADEVMPQFR; via the coding sequence ATGACCGACGTCACATTCGAGTACAACGTGCCGGTGTTCGCGGGCGCGCCGGAGTCGGGAACCGACCCCGTCCACCGCGACACCCCGTGTTACGAGCGACTCGACTGGGAGACGACGAAGGAGGGCGTCCTGAAAGCCGAGGCACTCGGCTTCGATGCCGCGTGGGCACCGGACCACCTCATGCTCGGTCGCGACAGAGCCGAGTACGAGTGCTGGACGCTACTGTCCGCGCTGGCTGGCCTCACCGAGGACATCAACCTCGGCTCGCTCGTCCTCTGTAACGACTACCGCAACCCCGCGCTGGTCGCCAAGATGGCCGCGACGCTCGACATCGTCTCCGACGGCCGCCTCGAACTCGGTCTCGGTGCCGGCTGGCACGAACCCGAGTACGAGGCCTACGGCTGGGAGTACCGCGACGGCTTCGAGCGGTTGATGCGCCTGGACGAGAGCATCCGCCTGATGAAAGCCATGTGGGCCACCGAATCCGGCGAGGCGGCCTCCTTCGCGGGCGATCGCTACGAGATCGATGGCGCCTACTGCGATCCCGGACCGGTCCAGGATCCACACCCGCCGATCCTCGTCGGCGGCCAGGGCGAGGAGGTGACGCTGAAACTCGTCGCAAAGCACGCCGATATCTGGAACACGGACGTGTTCAACGGGACCCCGGAGACCCTCGAGCACAAGATCGGCGTCATCGAAGACCACTGCGAGACGGTCGGCCGCGACTCCGACGAGATCGAGTATTCCTGGGACGGCCACGTCATCTGTACGCGCGATCCCGAGAAGTACGAGCGACTGCTCGATCTGATGATCCCGATCCAGTTCGAGGAGGAGTACGTCGATCAGGCCGACATCACGACCGAGGAGATCGCCAGCGAGTACTTCATTATGGGTACGCCCGAGGAGTGTGCCGACGCGATCCAGCGACGGATCGACGCCGGCGTCACGAAGTTCCAGTGTTGGTTCGTCGACTTCCCCGACACCGGCGGGATGGAACTGTTCGCCGACGAAGTGATGCCGCAGTTCCGGTAG
- the rhcD gene encoding L-rhamnonate dehydratase (part of the rhamnose catabolism pathway), whose amino-acid sequence MEITDVTATKISNESWGEFIEFPLVTIMSKYEEYRNVDGENPQARRKWMGPVGDVVVEVETDAGITGVGVGNWGTGAIATVVEETLSKIVMGEDPTQREKLWEQMYRATLPFGRKGVAVMAISAVDQALWDIAGKEADKPVYELLGGPTKDEIPAYASNLHPVDMETLEREAIQYAEEGFDAVKLRFLHGPEAGRSGMKENEEVVKTVRDAVGDELEIAADAYMGWSVRYAKKMLDRLEPYDMAWVEEPVIADDIDGYAEVREAAPMPISGGEHEFTRWGHEDLLEAEAVDILQPDVGRVGGITELMKVADMAQVHDVPVIPHAGTNPTLHAIAAHTNMPMAEYFPTPEWFQEQQEEKESTYADAIFENPPSPESGSIPLPDEPGVSTQLNHDALEHFAVE is encoded by the coding sequence ATGGAAATCACAGACGTCACTGCAACCAAGATCAGCAACGAGTCGTGGGGCGAGTTTATCGAGTTCCCCCTCGTCACGATCATGTCGAAGTACGAGGAGTACCGGAACGTTGACGGCGAGAACCCCCAGGCACGCCGTAAGTGGATGGGTCCCGTGGGCGACGTTGTCGTCGAGGTCGAGACGGACGCCGGGATCACCGGCGTCGGCGTCGGTAACTGGGGAACCGGCGCCATCGCCACCGTCGTCGAGGAGACGCTCTCGAAGATCGTGATGGGCGAAGATCCCACCCAGCGCGAGAAACTCTGGGAGCAGATGTACCGCGCGACGCTCCCCTTCGGTCGGAAAGGTGTCGCCGTCATGGCGATCAGCGCGGTCGATCAAGCACTGTGGGACATCGCGGGCAAGGAAGCCGATAAACCGGTCTACGAGCTGCTCGGCGGCCCCACGAAAGACGAGATCCCCGCCTACGCGTCGAACCTCCACCCCGTTGACATGGAGACGCTCGAACGCGAGGCCATCCAGTACGCGGAGGAGGGCTTCGACGCCGTGAAACTGCGCTTCCTTCACGGGCCGGAGGCCGGCCGCTCGGGGATGAAGGAGAACGAGGAGGTCGTCAAGACGGTCCGCGACGCCGTCGGCGACGAGCTCGAGATCGCGGCCGACGCCTACATGGGCTGGTCGGTCCGCTACGCGAAGAAGATGCTCGATCGCCTCGAGCCGTACGACATGGCGTGGGTCGAAGAGCCGGTCATCGCCGACGACATCGACGGCTACGCCGAGGTTCGCGAAGCCGCGCCGATGCCGATCTCCGGGGGCGAGCACGAGTTCACCCGTTGGGGTCACGAGGACCTCCTCGAAGCGGAGGCCGTCGACATCCTCCAGCCCGACGTCGGCCGGGTTGGGGGCATCACGGAACTGATGAAGGTCGCCGACATGGCCCAAGTCCACGACGTGCCCGTGATCCCGCACGCCGGCACGAATCCGACGCTGCACGCCATCGCGGCGCACACGAACATGCCCATGGCGGAGTACTTTCCGACTCCGGAATGGTTCCAAGAACAGCAAGAAGAGAAGGAGTCGACCTACGCTGACGCGATCTTCGAGAACCCACCTTCGCCCGAGAGCGGGTCGATTCCGCTCCCGGACGAACCCGGCGTCAGTACCCAGCTGAATCACGATGCGCTGGAACACTTCGCCGTCGAGTAA
- a CDS encoding sodium:solute symporter family transporter produces MSIINTIRLRPLQGIGGQTLVLTEWMAICVFMLGLIVFGAYMRQNTADSASTFLADRSLPPSVQAFSTVATNLNANDFLGLAGFAYAYGIIVLLGPITNAIAIVLATIAIIPFIRQIQAFSLGEWLTRRFSRPVGDAYDFIWTFVWMFVNMGLYIYAGSLVLNTLLGWNLWLSMGVIIVVGTAYTILGGFGAVAGSDTIQFVLMFVPLVLLLPVTLYMVGGISGLIEGLEAHQASMTPSDHPLAAEFPVDGPIAVFLLYFGFLASAISYWSAESQILQRPLSAEDAESAQIGYLYTSIWYAILVPLFILLPGLAAAVLYPNLDVADHAMPMLINDVMPPGLYGVVVVGLIAGVLSSVDSQLNNFQTLFTERIYRRYVAPDRSPAHYVRIGRIAGVVFMVACIGVAYMFSLEDSMYLVAQSVLATIMPTFAAVAIVGGLWDRSTSTGAILGIAIGLAVSVYMGFELGHEALYSRSLYSLLLVTGVVVVGSLLTAPKDHETPTNFVQSALDDDSATLSPRVKRIAAVSVSVGIALLIVAILLFQV; encoded by the coding sequence ATGAGTATAATTAACACGATACGGCTTCGTCCACTCCAGGGCATCGGCGGACAGACGCTCGTACTTACCGAATGGATGGCCATCTGCGTCTTCATGCTCGGTCTGATCGTATTCGGCGCCTACATGCGCCAGAATACCGCAGACTCGGCGAGTACGTTCCTCGCGGACCGGTCGCTGCCGCCGTCGGTTCAGGCGTTTTCGACCGTCGCGACCAATCTGAACGCGAACGACTTCCTGGGTCTCGCCGGGTTCGCGTACGCGTACGGGATCATCGTCCTGCTGGGCCCCATCACGAACGCGATCGCCATCGTGCTGGCGACGATCGCGATAATTCCGTTCATCAGACAGATACAGGCGTTCTCGCTTGGCGAATGGCTCACCCGACGGTTCTCGAGACCGGTCGGCGACGCGTACGACTTCATCTGGACGTTCGTCTGGATGTTCGTCAACATGGGCCTGTACATCTACGCCGGGTCGCTCGTCTTGAACACACTACTGGGCTGGAACCTCTGGCTGTCGATGGGCGTGATCATCGTCGTCGGAACGGCCTACACGATTCTCGGCGGGTTCGGCGCCGTCGCCGGGTCGGACACCATACAGTTCGTCCTCATGTTCGTCCCGCTGGTCCTCCTGCTTCCGGTCACGCTGTACATGGTGGGCGGGATCTCCGGGCTGATCGAGGGCCTGGAAGCCCACCAGGCGTCCATGACGCCCTCGGATCACCCGCTGGCCGCCGAGTTCCCAGTCGACGGTCCGATCGCCGTCTTCCTGCTGTACTTCGGGTTCCTCGCGTCCGCGATCTCCTACTGGAGCGCCGAATCGCAGATCCTCCAGCGGCCGCTGTCGGCCGAGGACGCGGAGTCCGCGCAGATCGGGTACCTGTACACGAGCATCTGGTACGCCATCCTCGTCCCGCTGTTCATCCTCCTTCCGGGTCTCGCCGCCGCCGTTCTGTACCCGAACCTCGACGTCGCCGACCACGCGATGCCGATGCTGATCAACGACGTCATGCCGCCCGGACTGTACGGCGTCGTCGTGGTCGGACTGATCGCCGGCGTCCTCTCGAGCGTCGACTCGCAGCTCAACAATTTCCAGACGCTCTTTACGGAGCGGATCTACCGCCGGTACGTGGCGCCGGACCGGAGCCCGGCACACTACGTGCGGATCGGCCGTATCGCGGGCGTCGTGTTCATGGTCGCCTGCATCGGCGTTGCGTACATGTTTTCGCTGGAAGATTCCATGTACCTCGTCGCGCAATCGGTCCTCGCGACGATCATGCCGACGTTCGCCGCCGTGGCCATCGTCGGCGGGCTCTGGGATCGGTCGACGAGCACGGGCGCGATACTCGGCATCGCGATCGGTTTAGCCGTCAGCGTGTACATGGGATTCGAACTCGGCCACGAGGCGCTGTACTCCCGATCGCTCTACTCCCTGTTGCTCGTGACGGGAGTCGTCGTGGTCGGGAGCCTCCTCACCGCGCCGAAAGACCACGAGACGCCGACGAACTTCGTCCAGTCGGCGCTCGACGACGACTCCGCCACCCTCAGTCCGCGCGTAAAACGAATCGCGGCCGTCTCCGTCTCGGTCGGAATCGCCTTGCTCATCGTCGCGATCCTCCTCTTCCAGGTGTGA